Within the Oryctolagus cuniculus chromosome 19, mOryCun1.1, whole genome shotgun sequence genome, the region CTCTCTGCTCTTAGGAGGTACTTAATGGGGAGGGAAGATGTGTGGCTACTCGGGCCTGAGTTCAACTCCCAAGTCCATCCACATACTTGCTAGGTAATTGAGTTCTttgtctctgagcctcaggtcTTCATCAGCAAAACTGACATAATGATTCATACTTTATAAGTCATTGAAAAGGCTTTGTGCTTGGTATGTGGCCAGTGCTAAGTCAATAGTAGTTTACTttgctcttaatttttttaagagttatttattcatttgaaagagctggagagacagagagcttccatctgttggttcacttcccagatggctgcaatggcccatgctcgaccaggccaaaggcaggagctaggagcttcatccaggcctcccatgtaggtggcaagggcccagacatttgggccatcctctgctattttcccagaccattggcaaggagctggatcagaagtagaggagccgggATCTGatctggcacccacaggggatgctggtatcccaggtgGTGGTGTcaaccaccatgccacagtgccagctcaagtagtttattttccttaaaaaaaagaaaaaacacaaaaatctcaCTCTGTTCCATGCCCTCTGCTCTGTGCCAGCTACGAATACAGATGTAAATGAAACCTATTCTTGAGGGGCTCCCAGTCTAGCAGACAGATGAGCAAGGAAACAATTAGGTGATGAAATGAGTAGGGAATTCTGCATAAGGAAGGCAAGGGATCACTCCAAAAGAGTAGCATAAAAGGAAGGCACAGGGACCCATTAGAGGAGGAAAGAAATCTGTTCTCAGTGGGGGGCACTGTTGCACCCAGTGTACCCTTGGGACTGTTGGGTAACATCATTGGTTGTCAAAACTGGGGTCCACTGCTACTGCCGTCTAATTAGCCAGGGATGCTGCTGACGTCCTACAGTATATAGGGCAGTCCCCTGAAGAATTACCCAGCCTCAAATGTCAAAAGAACCGAGGTGCTGAACCCATGCTGTGAGCATCATGATATTCTGCATAGAAACTGTAATCGTGACTGACTACTGAGCACCTATTGAATGTCAGGCCATGCCGGGAGGCCTTCTGCATGCATTATTCAATTCTCTAAACCAATCTATGGGTAATTCTTAGTGATCCCATTTCAAACTAAGGAATCTGAGGCTCAGGGAGGTTAAGAAAGTTGCCCAAGACCTCCCAGAAAGAGAAGTCAAGTTTGGAATTCAGATTCTCCCAGATTCCATACCCTACTTTGTTTTTAACTTGACCATACTGTCTCAGATGTCTCCACTGGGGAAAGATCTAGAATTGCTGTGACCATCACTGGGCCTGTGGTGTGTAGAGTCAGACTAGAAACATTCAGGACAGAGGGGCTGTGGCACCACCACTACCACTATAGTTAGTACCACTTTGACTAATAATGAACACTCACTCCTTGATGCCTCTTATTCACACAGTAGGTTTTAAGTTTGCCAGCAATCCAGTGAAGCAAGTATGATCACTTGAATTTCACATATCCCAAACTGAGGCCCAAGCAAGGGTCAAACACCTGAGCCGGAGCTAGTCATTGAATCCATACTATTCTCAGTGGTAACCTACTGGGGTTGGCTTTTCCCCTGGGGAGGGGGTTGCTGTCTGTATATCCAGGTATTATCTGGTGatagatattttcaaaatgttattgatttgagaggtagatacATTGAAGGAGAGCCCAagttcactggtttactttctttttttttttttttccggttttcaaggttttatttaaacacaaataaaatgtaCACCCGAGCCGCCTACTCATTTTCTTCACTGCGCAGCCTGGCGTTGGGGTTGGTGACCCTTATGGCCAGCTGGGCCGCTCTCTCCACAATGGCTTTGCGGTTCTTGGAGGAGACGTTGTGAGCAATCTCTGCACAGTAGGATTTGTTGCACATCAGCAGCACCTCCAGCTCCTTGACGCTGTGGACCAGGAACTTCCGGAAGCCACTGGGCAGTGTGTGCTTGGTCTTCTTGTTGCTCCCGTAGCCAATGTTGGGCATCAAGGTCTGGCCCTTGAATCTTCTCGGCACCCTGTTGTCAATACCTCTGGGTTTCCGCCAGTTACGCTTAATCTTGACATAGCGGTCCGACTGGTGGCGGATGAACTTCTTGGTCCTCTTTTTGGCGATCTTGGGCTTCACCAGGGGTATGAGGGCGGCCATGGTGCCGAGGAGAGGGCAGCCACCTCCGGAGGCAGCGCCGAGGAAGAGAAGgcctggtttactttccaaatacatTCAATGGTCAGGGTTCAAAGGAAcataattcaggcctcccacatgggtggcaggaacccgattaccTGAGTCATGGCTGCTGCCGCCCAAGATTCACATTCGCAGGATGTTGGTACCCGGGGCTGGACCCACAGCAATGAGTTGAAACCCGGTACTCTGATGCGGAATGTatgtgtcttaactggcatcttaaccaccaagaTGCACACCTGGAGATATTTTTGAATGTTACAACTGGGCACGTGGTGTATTTTCTACTTGCATCCAGTAGGTAGAGACCAGGGATGCTGCCAAACATCCTATATTGAAAAGGGCTACCCTCACTTCCCAGAATTTTCTGGCCCCAAACCCCCTACTGTTAACCACACTGCTCTAAGTGTTTCATATCAGAGTGTAGTGGGATTGACAGCTTCCAGATTTTGTAGAGTAGatgtttgtttaaaatttcctagGGACAGAAAACTGCTTGAATATTGCCTGCAAACATAAAAGAGCAGCATGAGagttaaatgttaatttttgtttcatttttgacaATGGAATGACTTTGGTGGTAGAACTTTGAGCAAAGCTAGGAACATGAGCAATGCAAATCCACCTGTTATGCTGTgtgaaggtattttttttaaaaaagatggaaatTGGGAAGGCCAGCAGTGAGCCCTAGTGAAATATTCATGATCCTCATCTAATTTCTAATTCAATTATAAGGTGCTAATGTAGTTAACTgtgaaaacaattatttttgttaatgaatatatttaaatgctTATCAGCAAAGGTGATAAGGAGTGCCCACAAAACCCAGGCACAAACTGGAATTTCAAATTGATTTCCAAGTTTAAAAGGTTATTTTCACAAAACTGTGAACCAAATTTCAAATTTACAAGGTGGATAATTTCAGGATTAGCCACTCAGTTTCAGTGGGTAGTCTTCCACTTTTTGAGAATTCAAGACAGGAGTCTTTTAAAGTACAAGTTCTTCAGTTGCATTTGAAATGGGGTTTGATctgtaaaaattcaaattataatgagtttgcaggaacccaaggagaAAAAGATAGGGCAAAACCTCAGTGTTTGATGAGCAGAAGACAGTCTCTCTGCCTGGAATATCACAAGATTGTACCAGGAACATGAGGgtatgttctagaaattctttTAAAGGGAATTGAACTGCATCTCCTCCTAAAACTTCTTATCTCATGGGGTCGATGGGTAAGTAACAGATAATATGTTGGAGCTGGTAGACCAGATGTCTAGGCATAATCTGGTCCTTAAACtggcatttaaaattatattagatATTCCCTGGTTTTCAACACAACCATCAAAATATGAAATTGCCTATTTTAAACTTTATAGTTTTTTCATGACTATTAGAAGATGAATTTCAAGATTCTTGCTGAAAAATTCTTCACGTTCCTGGATGTTACTTTCACTGTTTCATTAGCAATTAATAGTTGCATTCATGCCATCTTTGTAACCAATCTGATATGAACACTCA harbors:
- the LOC138842963 gene encoding large ribosomal subunit protein eL32-like; amino-acid sequence: MAALIPLVKPKIAKKRTKKFIRHQSDRYVKIKRNWRKPRGIDNRVPRRFKGQTLMPNIGYGSNKKTKHTLPSGFRKFLVHSVKELEVLLMCNKSYCAEIAHNVSSKNRKAIVERAAQLAIRVTNPNARLRSEENE